The following proteins are co-located in the Flammeovirga kamogawensis genome:
- a CDS encoding iron-containing alcohol dehydrogenase encodes MLDIHATYTYNFPTTIRFGIGVVKELGPYLKEHNLSRPLLVTDELVFGLPFFKNIIADLEREGISPAVFYDMHKNPLKSDVLKGGDAYHGHECDAVIGIGGGVAMDVARAIVLRVNHTRDLFDYDDLIGGDKYVTEEVPHFITVPTTSGTGSEVGRSAIISDDETRQKKILFSPKLLAKIVFADPMLTLDLPPFVTAATGMDALTHNMEAYLSRGFNPMCDGIAISGMRLIGTSIVQATKEPNMFSRSKMMIGSLMGAVAFQKGLGIVHSLAHPLSSLLDTHHGLANAICLPHGLKFNYQGFEDKYNFMAYSMNLGTNQGKNLVDHIEILNQQLGLPDSLSQIGVKEEHIKPLAALAVKDFCLPSNPKIVTEEEFEQIYRNAL; translated from the coding sequence ATGTTAGACATTCACGCTACTTACACCTATAACTTTCCTACAACAATACGTTTTGGAATTGGAGTTGTCAAAGAATTAGGACCTTATCTAAAAGAACATAACCTGTCAAGACCGTTGTTAGTGACGGATGAATTAGTTTTTGGATTGCCATTCTTTAAAAACATTATTGCAGATTTAGAGAGAGAAGGAATTTCACCTGCCGTTTTTTACGATATGCATAAAAATCCGCTAAAATCTGATGTTTTAAAAGGAGGAGATGCCTACCACGGACATGAGTGTGATGCTGTTATTGGAATTGGTGGAGGTGTAGCAATGGATGTTGCAAGAGCAATTGTTTTACGTGTAAACCACACAAGAGACCTTTTTGATTATGATGATTTAATTGGTGGAGATAAATATGTAACAGAAGAAGTTCCTCACTTTATAACAGTTCCAACTACTTCAGGAACGGGAAGTGAAGTTGGTAGAAGTGCCATTATTTCTGATGATGAAACAAGGCAAAAGAAAATTTTATTTTCACCCAAACTGTTGGCTAAAATTGTGTTTGCAGATCCAATGTTAACACTTGATTTACCTCCTTTTGTTACTGCAGCAACCGGCATGGATGCATTAACGCATAACATGGAAGCTTATTTATCAAGAGGGTTTAACCCCATGTGTGATGGTATAGCAATTTCTGGAATGAGATTAATAGGTACTTCAATTGTGCAAGCTACAAAAGAGCCAAATATGTTTTCTCGTTCAAAAATGATGATTGGTTCACTGATGGGAGCTGTCGCTTTTCAGAAGGGCTTAGGTATTGTGCATAGTTTAGCACATCCATTATCTTCTCTTTTAGATACACATCATGGCTTGGCAAATGCTATTTGTTTACCTCATGGTTTAAAGTTTAATTATCAAGGGTTTGAAGATAAATACAACTTTATGGCGTATTCAATGAACCTAGGGACCAACCAAGGAAAGAATCTTGTAGACCATATAGAAATTTTAAATCAGCAACTAGGCTTGCCAGATTCCTTGTCTCAAATTGGAGTAAAGGAAGAACATATAAAACCACTTGCAGCATTGGCAGTAAAAGATTTCTGTTTGCCAAGTAACCCTAAAATAGTGACTGAAGAGGAGTTTGAGCAAATCTATAGAAATGCATTATAA
- a CDS encoding glutamine synthetase family protein: MTKQEIIDLLEDSRHTKVKVAIVDIDGVLRGKYMHINKFISSLDSGFGFCDVVFGWDMADESYDNVKVTGWHTGYPDAPARIDVNTFRQVPWEDDVPFFLADFSRENKDEETVGPRALLKRINTKANDLGFAPLFSQEFEWFNFKQTTTELHEKDFNNIKPLTEGMFGYSILRASENSDFFHALFDMMEDFKVPLEGLHTETGPGVYEAAIQYSDIVEAADRATLFKSSAKEIGYKHGIIASFMAKQNMKLPGCSGHVHQSLWNIDKTQNLFYDADKEDNISDIMQSYIAGQLHCLPFMLPMLAPTINSYKRLVEGAWAPTTLTWAVDNRTTALRALPHGKKSARLETRVVGSDVNPYLAMSACLAAGLYGIENKLKLDTPKTIGNGYEDFKNGTLPSNLWDATQKMKNSSLMKDLFGEEFVEHFTLSREWEWKQFMNHVTDWETKRYFEII; the protein is encoded by the coding sequence ATGACCAAACAAGAAATTATTGATCTACTTGAAGATAGTAGACATACAAAAGTAAAAGTTGCTATTGTAGATATTGACGGAGTCCTCCGTGGAAAATACATGCACATCAATAAATTTATCTCTTCTCTTGATAGTGGATTTGGATTTTGTGATGTTGTTTTTGGTTGGGATATGGCCGATGAATCTTATGATAATGTTAAAGTAACAGGTTGGCATACAGGTTATCCAGATGCTCCTGCTAGGATAGATGTAAATACTTTTAGACAAGTTCCTTGGGAAGATGATGTTCCTTTTTTCTTAGCTGATTTTAGCAGAGAAAATAAAGACGAAGAAACTGTAGGACCTAGAGCTTTACTCAAAAGAATAAATACTAAAGCAAATGATTTAGGTTTTGCTCCACTCTTTTCTCAGGAATTTGAGTGGTTTAATTTTAAGCAGACAACTACAGAATTACATGAAAAAGACTTCAATAATATAAAACCACTTACAGAAGGAATGTTTGGGTATTCTATTTTAAGAGCATCCGAAAATAGCGATTTCTTTCATGCATTGTTTGATATGATGGAAGATTTTAAAGTCCCTTTAGAAGGTCTACATACAGAAACAGGACCAGGAGTTTATGAAGCAGCAATTCAATATAGTGATATTGTTGAAGCCGCAGATAGAGCAACCTTATTTAAATCTTCTGCAAAAGAGATTGGTTATAAACATGGTATAATAGCTAGTTTTATGGCTAAACAGAACATGAAATTACCTGGCTGTAGTGGCCATGTTCATCAAAGTTTATGGAATATTGATAAAACACAAAACTTATTTTATGATGCTGATAAAGAAGATAATATCAGTGATATAATGCAATCTTATATTGCTGGACAATTGCATTGTTTACCGTTTATGCTTCCTATGTTGGCTCCTACTATCAATAGTTATAAAAGGTTAGTAGAAGGGGCTTGGGCGCCAACAACCTTAACCTGGGCAGTTGATAATAGAACAACAGCATTAAGGGCATTACCTCATGGTAAAAAATCTGCTAGATTAGAAACAAGAGTAGTGGGTTCTGATGTTAATCCATATTTGGCAATGTCAGCCTGTTTAGCTGCTGGATTGTATGGAATAGAAAACAAATTAAAGCTAGATACCCCCAAAACAATTGGAAATGGTTATGAAGATTTTAAAAATGGAACTTTACCTTCTAATCTTTGGGATGCAACGCAGAAAATGAAAAACTCTTCTCTAATGAAGGATTTATTTGGTGAAGAATTCGTAGAACATTTCACACTGTCAAGAGAGTGGGAGTGGAAACAATTTATGAATCATGTTACTGATTGGGAAACAAAAAGATATTTTGAAATAATATAA
- a CDS encoding carboxymuconolactone decarboxylase family protein: MDLLNEYRERRASQNKKVIDNADKVIKRIYSLDTITYAEGALDEKTKEIIGLTTSLVLRCDDCVKYHLEKCVELGYSKAQIIEGMGVANVVGGTIVIPHLRRAVEYLDALFKEIEEQK; encoded by the coding sequence ATGGATTTATTAAACGAATATAGAGAAAGAAGAGCCAGTCAGAATAAGAAAGTAATAGACAATGCAGATAAAGTAATTAAAAGAATTTATAGCCTTGATACTATTACTTATGCTGAAGGTGCTTTAGACGAAAAAACAAAAGAAATCATCGGTTTAACAACATCTCTTGTTTTACGTTGTGATGATTGTGTAAAATATCATTTAGAAAAATGTGTAGAGTTAGGATATTCTAAAGCACAAATTATTGAAGGTATGGGTGTAGCTAACGTAGTTGGTGGTACAATTGTAATTCCTCATTTAAGAAGAGCTGTAGAATACTTAGATGCTTTATTTAAAGAAATAGAAGAACAGAAATAA
- a CDS encoding DUF417 family protein — MENQSLMFQKIGANISRYGLVLILLWYGVFKFTATEAEAIKPLIENSPFFNWMLSVMTLQQVSNFIGITEIITAIAIALRPLSAKLTALGSALAVVTFIGTLSFLFTTPGMFKMVEWMYVPNGFILKDLLLLGFSVWSLGEALSSLKIQGNTLT; from the coding sequence ATGGAAAATCAATCATTAATGTTTCAAAAAATTGGAGCAAACATCAGTCGTTACGGTTTAGTACTTATACTACTTTGGTATGGAGTATTTAAATTTACAGCTACTGAAGCCGAAGCTATTAAACCATTAATAGAAAATAGTCCTTTTTTTAACTGGATGCTTTCTGTTATGACACTTCAACAGGTGTCTAATTTTATTGGTATTACAGAAATAATAACAGCAATAGCTATAGCACTACGACCTCTATCTGCTAAATTAACAGCTTTAGGAAGTGCATTAGCAGTAGTTACTTTTATAGGAACTTTATCATTTTTATTTACCACTCCAGGAATGTTTAAAATGGTAGAATGGATGTACGTTCCAAATGGTTTTATTTTAAAAGATTTACTTCTTTTAGGCTTTAGTGTTTGGAGCTTGGGTGAAGCACTTTCTTCATTAAAAATTCAAGGAAATACTTTGACCTAA
- a CDS encoding TetR/AcrR family transcriptional regulator, with product MAGRPKIFKQEEVLDKTIQLFWENGYEATSTNDLLKEVNLNKGSLYNSFKSKRELFKAGLHALEGKALDNFEKALAESEDPIQIIKNMFLGIADASYLANCKGCILGNTIIEFIGKDEEIKEIAVDYLLKLENIFTIYIRKAKLEGKIIGTQSPEFLAKHLINFWNGINVTRRVYQNKQDLLDIINYNLNFIK from the coding sequence ATGGCAGGTAGACCAAAAATATTTAAACAAGAAGAAGTATTAGATAAAACGATTCAGTTGTTTTGGGAAAACGGCTATGAAGCTACGAGTACAAACGATTTACTAAAAGAAGTAAATCTAAATAAAGGTAGCTTATATAATAGCTTTAAAAGTAAAAGAGAACTTTTTAAAGCGGGTTTACACGCATTAGAAGGGAAAGCACTTGATAATTTTGAGAAAGCATTAGCGGAAAGTGAAGATCCTATTCAAATAATAAAAAATATGTTTCTTGGTATTGCAGATGCTTCTTATTTAGCTAACTGTAAAGGATGTATTTTAGGAAATACAATTATTGAATTTATTGGTAAAGATGAGGAAATCAAAGAAATAGCTGTCGATTACTTATTAAAATTGGAAAACATCTTTACGATTTACATCAGAAAAGCAAAATTAGAAGGTAAAATTATAGGAACACAAAGTCCTGAATTTCTAGCAAAACATCTGATTAATTTTTGGAATGGAATAAACGTTACTCGAAGGGTTTATCAAAACAAACAAGATCTATTAGACATCATTAATTACAACCTAAATTTTATAAAATAG
- a CDS encoding arylsulfatase, with product MNKKLITVGFLLMTSLGAFAQKSKTKDRPNILVIMGDDIGYGNVSTYNNGMLAYQTPNIDEIGKEGVVLTSEYGQQSCTAGRAAFITGQSPLRTGLTTIGMPGSKIGLQDEDATIAELLKPYGYATGQFGKNHLGDRDEFLPTNHGFDEFYGNLYHLNAEEEPEDPAYPTDPAFKKKYGPRGVIHSYADGHISDTGPLTKKRMEDVDEDFLQASERFMTQAVKDDKPFFVWFNSTRMHAFTHLNDKYKQYLHDYGLYGAGMKELDDNVGLLLNKLEELGVAENTIVIFTTDNGVEKMTWPDGGISPFRGEKGSTWEGGVRVPFVIRYPKGIKNTGRRLNGIVSHEDMMPTLYAAATGDTKLVEKMKEGMTVGDKTFKLHLDGYNQWDYFTGKSEKSARDTFFYVADNGMVQAMRWNDWKIHFVIQEGEGPDMWFSGHRFEVSWPKIYNLAQDPYEAADHSGMYLKWYGQKMWLFVPAKQMLGQFFMSFKDFPPRQRPETLSPGKMQEMLYQMMDKGAAKAGE from the coding sequence ATGAACAAAAAATTAATTACAGTTGGTTTCTTACTGATGACGTCATTGGGTGCTTTTGCTCAAAAAAGCAAGACAAAAGATAGACCGAATATATTAGTAATTATGGGTGATGACATTGGGTATGGGAACGTTAGTACATACAATAATGGCATGCTTGCTTATCAAACTCCAAATATTGACGAAATAGGTAAAGAAGGTGTTGTTTTAACTTCAGAGTATGGTCAACAATCTTGTACTGCAGGTAGAGCAGCTTTCATTACAGGTCAATCACCATTAAGAACGGGTTTAACTACTATTGGTATGCCAGGTTCTAAAATAGGATTACAAGATGAAGATGCAACAATTGCTGAACTATTAAAACCTTACGGTTATGCCACAGGTCAATTTGGTAAAAACCATTTAGGCGATAGAGACGAGTTCTTACCAACAAATCATGGTTTTGATGAATTTTACGGTAACCTTTATCATTTAAATGCTGAGGAAGAGCCAGAAGACCCTGCTTACCCTACAGACCCGGCATTCAAGAAAAAATATGGTCCTAGAGGAGTAATTCATTCTTATGCTGATGGACATATTTCTGATACGGGTCCTTTAACAAAAAAGCGAATGGAAGATGTAGATGAGGATTTCTTACAAGCTTCTGAAAGATTCATGACACAAGCAGTTAAAGATGATAAACCTTTCTTTGTTTGGTTTAACTCTACTCGTATGCACGCATTTACTCACTTAAATGATAAATACAAACAGTATCTTCATGATTACGGTTTATACGGTGCAGGTATGAAAGAACTTGATGATAATGTTGGTTTATTATTAAATAAATTAGAAGAATTAGGTGTTGCAGAAAATACAATTGTTATTTTCACTACAGATAATGGTGTTGAAAAAATGACATGGCCTGACGGTGGTATTTCTCCATTCCGTGGTGAGAAAGGATCTACTTGGGAAGGTGGTGTTCGTGTACCATTTGTCATTAGATATCCAAAAGGAATCAAAAACACAGGACGTAGATTAAACGGTATTGTTTCTCATGAAGATATGATGCCTACATTGTACGCAGCAGCAACTGGTGATACTAAGTTGGTTGAAAAAATGAAAGAAGGGATGACAGTTGGTGATAAAACATTCAAATTACATTTAGATGGTTATAATCAATGGGATTACTTCACTGGTAAATCAGAAAAATCAGCAAGAGATACTTTCTTCTATGTTGCAGACAATGGTATGGTACAAGCAATGCGTTGGAATGATTGGAAAATTCACTTTGTAATCCAAGAAGGCGAAGGTCCAGATATGTGGTTCTCAGGTCACAGATTTGAAGTTTCATGGCCTAAGATTTACAATTTAGCTCAAGATCCATACGAAGCAGCAGATCACTCTGGAATGTACTTAAAATGGTACGGTCAAAAAATGTGGTTATTTGTTCCAGCAAAACAAATGTTAGGTCAGTTCTTTATGAGTTTTAAAGACTTCCCTCCACGTCAGCGTCCAGAAACATTATCTCCTGGTAAAATGCAAGAAATGTTATACCAAATGATGGATAAAGGAGCTGCAAAAGCGGGTGAATAA
- a CDS encoding arylsulfatase gives MRKVLLTISVLLMTAGAMFAQKSKKNKKPNILVIMGDDVGYGNISIYNNKMLAYQTPNIDGIGEKGVTLTSQYAQQSCTAGRAAFITGQSPLRTGLSTIGMPGSKIGIQKEDPTIAEILKPLGYTSGQFGKNHLGDRDEFLPTNHGFDEFFGNLYHLNAEEEPEDPAYPTDPAFKKKYGPRGVIHSYADGRISDTGPLNKKRMETVDGEFMNASINFMEKAVNEDKPFFVWFNSTRMHVFTHLTEESKKLVNKYGLYGAGMKELDDQVGTLLNKLEELGVAENTIVIFTTDNGVEKMTWPDGGISPFRGEKGSTWEGGVRVPFVIKYPNGIKNTGRKLNGIVSHEDMMPTLYAAVTGKDDLKETLKTKGYKGDEQTYKVHLDGYNQWDYFTGKEEKSRRDTFFYVADNGMIQAMRWDDWKIHFIVQEGEGPDMWFSGHRFALSWPKIYNLAQDPYESADHSGMYLKWYGQKMWLFVPAKEKLGEFFMSFKEFPPRQRPELLSPGKMQEMLYQMMDRTPKN, from the coding sequence ATGAGAAAAGTTTTACTAACAATTTCAGTCTTATTAATGACTGCCGGAGCAATGTTCGCTCAAAAATCTAAGAAAAATAAAAAGCCAAATATTTTGGTAATTATGGGTGATGATGTTGGATACGGAAACATCAGTATTTACAATAATAAAATGTTGGCATACCAAACTCCAAACATTGATGGTATTGGTGAAAAAGGGGTGACATTAACTTCACAATATGCACAACAATCTTGTACTGCAGGACGTGCTGCTTTCATTACAGGACAATCGCCATTAAGAACAGGTTTATCTACTATTGGTATGCCAGGTTCTAAAATTGGTATTCAAAAAGAAGATCCTACAATTGCAGAAATTTTAAAACCATTAGGTTATACATCTGGTCAATTTGGTAAAAACCATTTAGGCGATAGAGATGAATTCTTGCCTACAAACCATGGTTTTGATGAGTTTTTTGGTAACCTTTACCACTTAAATGCAGAAGAGGAGCCAGAAGATCCTGCTTACCCTACAGATCCTGCATTCAAGAAAAAATATGGCCCTAGAGGTGTTATTCATTCTTATGCAGACGGACGTATCTCTGATACAGGTCCTTTAAATAAGAAGAGAATGGAGACTGTAGATGGAGAATTTATGAATGCTTCTATCAACTTCATGGAGAAAGCTGTAAACGAAGATAAACCATTCTTTGTTTGGTTTAACTCCACTCGTATGCACGTATTTACACACCTTACAGAAGAATCTAAGAAATTAGTAAACAAGTACGGTTTATACGGTGCTGGAATGAAAGAATTAGATGATCAGGTGGGTACCTTATTAAATAAATTAGAAGAATTAGGCGTTGCAGAAAATACAATTGTTATTTTCACTACAGATAATGGTGTTGAAAAAATGACATGGCCTGACGGTGGTATTTCTCCATTCCGTGGCGAGAAAGGATCTACTTGGGAAGGTGGTGTTCGTGTACCATTTGTAATCAAATACCCTAACGGAATTAAAAATACAGGACGTAAATTAAATGGTATTGTTTCTCATGAAGATATGATGCCTACATTATATGCAGCAGTAACTGGAAAAGATGATTTAAAGGAAACTTTAAAGACTAAAGGTTACAAAGGTGATGAGCAAACTTATAAAGTACATTTAGATGGTTATAACCAATGGGATTACTTTACAGGTAAAGAAGAGAAATCGAGAAGAGATACTTTCTTCTATGTTGCAGATAATGGTATGATCCAAGCAATGCGTTGGGATGATTGGAAAATCCACTTTATTGTTCAAGAAGGTGAAGGTCCAGATATGTGGTTCTCAGGTCATAGATTTGCTCTTTCATGGCCAAAGATCTATAACTTAGCACAAGATCCTTATGAATCAGCTGATCATTCTGGAATGTACTTAAAATGGTACGGACAAAAAATGTGGTTATTTGTTCCTGCTAAAGAAAAATTAGGCGAATTCTTTATGAGTTTTAAAGAGTTTCCTCCTCGCCAAAGACCAGAATTATTAAGCCCTGGTAAAATGCAAGAGATGTTATATCAAATGATGGATAGAACACCAAAGAACTAA
- a CDS encoding DUF4249 family protein, translating into MFKKIIYIILGVIVFSCETVEEVYDIDLLNGENKKQLTGIYSSLSPNNKFINVVIEKTAPLYTNQVINNSLRVKNANVYIVHEQDSIRLNFIPENDRYLVDEHLTELKADSYYLESRVFPIIKGEKYRISAFIDGKYIYGETTVPLNTITIKNYSVNVYNDDGATIYNTKMNLVKPSNFTGYLSLFAFTGYSFNNSNYIGFDYGELDNGSKLDLKVEDFNDVDSVVYSLHTSDVHFYKYHKDAMSFGGSSGEQNNKNIYSNVHNGVGYVGSYTSDKKVYYPNTSGTESKYYNQYFAIKNKQNIRVKLLKGDQAIIEILENGQLDIIDGTFYLLEENGEMKATIEYTVNQISININDCSYQQTKNVNGQVLELKTDDLVKSNSLNTCF; encoded by the coding sequence ATGTTTAAAAAAATAATATATATAATTCTAGGTGTTATTGTTTTCTCATGTGAAACAGTTGAAGAAGTTTATGATATCGATCTTCTAAATGGAGAAAACAAAAAGCAATTAACGGGAATCTACTCTTCTTTATCTCCAAATAATAAATTTATTAATGTTGTAATAGAAAAAACAGCTCCCTTGTATACAAATCAGGTTATCAATAATTCGTTACGTGTAAAAAATGCAAATGTATATATAGTACATGAGCAAGATTCCATACGTCTTAATTTTATCCCAGAAAATGATAGGTACTTGGTAGATGAACATCTTACAGAATTAAAAGCAGATAGCTATTATCTAGAGAGTAGAGTTTTTCCAATTATAAAAGGTGAAAAGTATAGAATATCAGCTTTTATAGATGGTAAATATATTTATGGCGAAACTACTGTTCCATTAAATACAATAACTATAAAAAATTACTCAGTGAATGTATATAATGATGATGGTGCAACTATTTATAATACCAAAATGAATTTAGTAAAACCATCTAATTTTACAGGATATCTTTCGCTATTTGCCTTTACTGGGTACTCTTTCAATAATAGTAATTATATAGGGTTTGATTATGGTGAATTAGATAACGGGTCTAAGCTTGATTTGAAAGTAGAAGACTTTAATGATGTGGATAGTGTTGTTTATAGCTTACACACATCAGATGTTCATTTTTATAAATACCACAAAGATGCAATGAGTTTTGGAGGTTCTTCTGGAGAACAAAATAATAAGAATATTTACAGTAATGTACACAATGGTGTAGGCTATGTAGGGAGCTATACAAGTGATAAAAAAGTATATTACCCGAATACTTCAGGAACAGAGAGCAAGTATTATAACCAATATTTTGCCATTAAAAATAAACAGAACATAAGAGTAAAATTGCTAAAAGGTGATCAGGCTATAATCGAAATTTTAGAGAATGGACAATTAGATATCATTGATGGCACTTTCTATTTATTAGAAGAGAATGGCGAAATGAAAGCAACAATTGAATATACAGTAAATCAAATTTCAATTAATATAAACGATTGTTCTTATCAACAAACTAAAAATGTTAATGGACAGGTTTTAGAACTGAAGACAGATGATTTAGTAAAATCTAATTCATTAAATACTTGTTTTTAG
- a CDS encoding TonB-dependent receptor encodes MKIRNIVFFIFYLLTTVAVAQNKKYILNGTIKDSETSEAIPGVTIFDVKSGLGTTSTSDGSFQLSLPGGEHQIQFRFIGYEAKEVQLALSKDQSIDMILNSSSTELDMVVVKATRQQKISDVPQMSKVNLPMEQINDIPSVFGEKDVIKVFQLMPGVQSSGEGSTDLFVRGGSGDQNLFILDDAPIYNGQHLGGMFSVFTADALQSADLYKGGFPAEYGGRLSSVMDMRMKEGDLEEYHGKVALGLISSSIMLQGPLQQNKSSFIFSARRSYADLILGQMMNDEETKTKFNFYDFNLKLSYHLNKNNKLTYSTYLGRDKFKQVTDKRSYELGVSIKEDGEAGIKWGNFTNTLKWTHFFSDNIISNTSVVYNKYHFDFFNAEDTRFDSENSGITETQFKGLNYKSSIEDYTVKYDVDFVVNSKNTFKIGVIGTKHMFYPKQIEIENRIDNRADIKSIKPSFNAIESGGYIQHLWLPTEKWRLQYGLRWSYFKNNGASYNNLEPRLNVAYKINDNLSVKGSYARMNQYLVRLQSPQVGMPTDLYVSANKNIKPQQSDQIAIGIAKDITKFKGLSLSIEGYYKVLNDVVQMKNGESPLDIDLDNYSGDFNQTEWDKTVTTGKGNSYGVEFMVQKKIGKISGWVGYTLSWAYLDFKELNNGKKFMAPWDRRHDFTLVTIYKPKKTRTFSSVFTYGTGSPYTLPVGMANTNGFSPAMDHQDSKVDIYNSRSNFQGAAYHRLDLSAQFHKFKRKGRMRTWEVGIYNTYARNNVFYYNSKVENQRSILEKNGLFRMLPYVSYKFQF; translated from the coding sequence ATGAAAATCAGAAATATAGTTTTTTTTATTTTTTATTTACTAACAACAGTTGCTGTTGCACAGAATAAAAAATATATATTAAATGGTACAATTAAAGATTCAGAAACATCTGAAGCTATTCCTGGAGTGACAATCTTTGATGTAAAATCCGGTTTAGGTACTACATCTACATCAGATGGATCATTCCAACTGTCCTTACCCGGAGGAGAACATCAAATTCAATTTAGATTTATTGGTTACGAAGCAAAAGAAGTACAATTAGCTTTATCAAAAGATCAATCTATTGATATGATTTTAAATAGTTCTTCTACAGAACTAGATATGGTAGTTGTAAAAGCTACAAGGCAACAAAAAATCTCCGATGTTCCTCAAATGTCAAAAGTTAATTTACCAATGGAACAAATAAATGATATTCCATCGGTATTTGGCGAAAAGGATGTAATTAAGGTTTTTCAACTAATGCCAGGTGTTCAATCTAGTGGCGAAGGTTCTACAGATTTATTTGTAAGAGGAGGATCTGGAGATCAAAATTTATTTATACTAGATGATGCTCCAATTTATAATGGACAGCATTTAGGTGGTATGTTTTCTGTATTTACAGCAGATGCTTTACAATCTGCAGATTTATATAAAGGAGGTTTTCCTGCAGAATATGGCGGCCGTTTATCTTCGGTGATGGATATGAGAATGAAGGAGGGTGATCTAGAAGAATATCACGGAAAAGTGGCTTTAGGATTAATATCTTCTTCTATTATGCTTCAAGGACCGTTGCAACAAAATAAATCTTCTTTTATCTTTTCTGCAAGGCGTTCTTATGCTGATCTTATTTTAGGACAGATGATGAATGACGAAGAGACAAAAACTAAATTTAATTTTTATGATTTCAATCTAAAGTTGAGCTATCATTTAAATAAAAACAACAAACTAACTTATTCAACTTATTTAGGTAGAGATAAATTTAAACAAGTAACTGATAAAAGATCTTATGAGTTAGGTGTTTCTATTAAAGAAGATGGAGAAGCGGGTATTAAATGGGGGAATTTCACAAATACTTTAAAGTGGACTCATTTCTTTTCTGATAATATCATTAGCAATACTTCGGTAGTTTACAATAAATATCATTTTGATTTTTTTAATGCCGAGGATACAAGATTTGACTCAGAAAACAGTGGTATTACAGAAACACAGTTTAAGGGGTTGAATTATAAATCATCTATTGAAGATTATACAGTAAAATATGATGTGGATTTTGTTGTTAACTCAAAAAACACTTTTAAAATAGGTGTTATTGGTACTAAGCATATGTTTTACCCAAAACAGATTGAAATTGAAAATAGAATAGATAATAGAGCAGATATAAAGTCGATCAAACCATCATTTAATGCAATAGAATCTGGGGGGTACATTCAACATTTATGGTTACCTACGGAAAAATGGAGGTTACAATACGGATTGAGATGGTCTTATTTTAAGAATAATGGAGCATCTTATAATAATTTGGAACCTAGGTTAAATGTTGCTTATAAAATTAATGATAATCTGAGTGTAAAAGGTTCTTATGCAAGAATGAATCAGTATTTAGTAAGACTGCAAAGTCCACAAGTTGGAATGCCAACAGATTTATATGTTTCAGCTAATAAGAATATAAAACCTCAACAATCTGATCAAATAGCAATAGGTATAGCTAAAGATATTACAAAGTTTAAGGGACTTTCTTTATCTATTGAAGGGTATTATAAAGTACTTAACGATGTGGTTCAAATGAAAAATGGAGAGTCTCCTTTGGATATTGATTTAGATAATTACTCTGGTGATTTTAATCAAACGGAATGGGATAAGACCGTAACAACAGGGAAAGGAAATTCTTATGGGGTTGAATTTATGGTTCAAAAGAAAATTGGTAAAATATCTGGTTGGGTAGGTTATACTTTATCATGGGCATATTTAGATTTTAAAGAACTAAATAATGGTAAAAAGTTTATGGCACCTTGGGATAGAAGACATGATTTTACCTTAGTTACAATTTACAAGCCTAAAAAGACTAGAACGTTTTCTTCTGTATTTACTTATGGAACAGGAAGTCCTTATACATTACCAGTAGGTATGGCAAATACAAATGGGTTTTCACCAGCCATGGACCATCAAGATAGTAAAGTAGATATTTACAATAGCAGAAGTAACTTTCAGGGAGCAGCCTATCACAGGTTAGATCTATCAGCTCAATTCCATAAGTTTAAAAGAAAAGGGAGAATGAGAACATGGGAAGTTGGCATTTATAATACCTATGCTCGAAATAATGTTTTTTACTACAATTCAAAAGTAGAAAACCAGAGATCAATTCTTGAGAAGAATGGTCTTTTTAGAATGTTACCTTACGTATCTTATAAATTTCAATTCTAA